ACGCTCTCTTATCAGCAGGCTTTCCAGCGCTATCTGGAGATTGATCCGCTCTCTGCGGACAAAACCCAGCTGCGTGAAGCGGCAGCGAAGCTGGATCTCAGCAATATTGCCGATACCGAAGAAGATCGCGACACGCTGCTGACGATGCTCTTTACCTTTGGCGTTGAGCCGCAGATTGGCAAAGATCGCCCGACCTTCGTCTATCACTTCCCGGCAAGTCAGGCGTCACTGGCGCAGATCAGCACGGAAGACCACCGCGTGGCGGAGCGTTTCGAGGTTTACTTTAAAGGTATTGAACTGGCGAATGGTTTCCATGAGCTGACCGATGCCCGTGAACAGCAGCAGCGTTTCGATCAGGATAACCGCAAGCGTGCCGCGCGCGGCCTGCCGCAGCAGCCAATCGACCACAATTTGCTGGGCGCGTTAAAAGCCGGCCTGCCGGACTGCTCCGGCGTGGCGCTGGGTGTCGATCGTCTGGTGATGCTGGCGCTGGGCGCCGAGCAGCTGGGTGATGTGATTGCGTTTACTGTAGATCGCGCCTGACGGTTTTTTTGCCCGGCGGCGCTGCGTTTGCACGGGCTTACTATTTTCGTAGGCCGGGTAAGCGAGGCGCCACCCGGCATTTGCACTACAAACTCCCCGCCGGGCGCGTCTTCGCCGCTGACGTCAAGGTTCTTCCCGTCTTACGTCCGTCCAGACTTTCCAGACGCATCTGGAACGGTGGGAACGGCAAATCAATACCGTGTTCACGGAAGCCCGCCAGAATCAGCTGGTGGATTTCATGACGCAGCGGCATACGATGCCCC
This DNA window, taken from Leclercia adecarboxylata, encodes the following:
- the epmA gene encoding elongation factor P--(R)-beta-lysine ligase; amino-acid sequence: MSETATWQPSASIPNLLKRAAIMAEIRRFFADRGVLEVETPCMSQATVTDIHLVPFETRFVGPGHSQGMNLYLMTSPEYHMKRLLAAGCGPVYQLCRSFRNEEMGRHHNPEFTMLEWYRPHYDMYRLMNEVDDLLQQVLECPEAETLSYQQAFQRYLEIDPLSADKTQLREAAAKLDLSNIADTEEDRDTLLTMLFTFGVEPQIGKDRPTFVYHFPASQASLAQISTEDHRVAERFEVYFKGIELANGFHELTDAREQQQRFDQDNRKRAARGLPQQPIDHNLLGALKAGLPDCSGVALGVDRLVMLALGAEQLGDVIAFTVDRA